GACGGCGCGACCACCTACGAGGGGCTGCGGGACGAGGTCAAGCAGCGGATCGAGTACGAGGTCGGCGTCATCGAGGACATGGGGTTCTCCGCCTACTTCCTCATCGTCGCCGACCTGATCGACCACGCCCGCGACGTCGGCATCCGGGTCGGGCCCGGTCGCGGGTCGGCCGCCGGCTGTGCGGTGTCCTACTGCACCGGCATCACCGACCTCGACCCGATTCACCACGGCCTGCTGTTCGAGCGGTTCCTCAACCCCGAGCGCATCTCCATGCCCGACATCGATATGGACTTCGACGAGCGCCGTCGGGGTGAGATGATCCGATACACGGCGCAGAAGTACGGCCAGGACCACGTCGCCCAGATCGTGACGTTCCAGACGATCAAGGCCAAGCAGGCCATCAAGGACGCCACGCGGGTGCTGGGCCTGCCCTACGCCTTCGGGGATCGGCTGTGCAAGATGTTCCCTCCGGCGGTGCAGGGGAAGGAGGCGCCGCTGGCTGACGCGCTGCAGCAGTCGGGCGAGCTGGCCGAGGCCAAGACGACCAACCCGGACGCGGCGAAGGTCCTCGATCTGGCCGCGGGCCTGGAGGGGCTGCGCCGCCAGCACTCGATCCACGCCGCCGGAGTGGTCATCGCCGACGAGCCCATCACCGACATCGTCCCGACCCTCCAGGTCGATGGAGAAGCCGAGGTCGTCACCCAGTACGACGGCCGACAGGTCGAAGACCTGGGCCTGCTCAAGATGGACTTCCTGGGGCTGCGGAACCTCACGATCATCTCCGACGCGCTGGAGCACATCGAGATGACGACGGGGGAGAAGATCGACGTCGATCACCTGCCCTTGGACGATGCCGAGACCTACGCGCTGATCGGGCGCGGCGAGACCGACGGGGTCTTCCAGCTCGAGTCCGCCGGCTACAAGGCCCTGTGCAAGCTGATGCAGCCCGACCGGTTCGAGGACATCACCGCCCTCGGCGCGCTCTACCGACCCGGTCCGATGAGCGCGAACCTGCACGTGGAGTACGCGAACCGCAAGAACGGCCTGAGTCCGGTCACCTACATCCACGAGGATGTCACCGAGATCCTGCAGGAGTCCTACGGCCTGCTGATCTACCAGGAGCAGGTCCAGAAGATCGCTCAGAAGATCGCCGGCTTCTCGCTGGGGCAGGCCGATGGCATCCGCAAGGCCATCGGCAAGAAGCTGAAGGACAAGATGGCGGCGATCAAGAACGACTTCATCGAGGGGACCGTCGCCAGCGGGTACCCGAAGAAGCTCGGCACCGACCTGTGGAGTGAGATCGAGGGGTTCGCCAGCTACGCCTTCAACAAGTCGCACTCGGCGGCGTACGGGCTGGTCACCTACCAGACGGCCTGGCTGAAGACCCACTATCCGGTGGAGTACATGGCCGCGCTGCTCACCAGCGTCAAGAACAACAAGGACAAGTTGCCCGCCGCGCTTCACAGCTGCCGGACCATGGGCATCGAGGTGCTCGTCCCCGACATCAACGACTCGCTGATCAACTTCGCGCCGGTGGTGACGCCGTCGCGGAACGGAGGGCAGGCAGCCGGGGATACCGACGGGCCGGCCGAGATCCCACCGCGGCAGATCCGGTTCGGCATGTCGGCCGTGCGGAACGTGGGGGAGGGTGTCGTCGACGAGATCATCCAGGCCCGTCGCAGCAGAGGAGCGTTCACCGACTTCCACGACTTCGTGGACAAGGTCCCGATCAGCACCCTGAACAAGCGGACCATCGAGTCGCTGGTGAAGGCCGGCGGGTTCGAGTCGCTCGGCCACCCCCGCAAGGGCCTGCAGTTGGTCGTGGACCCGATCATCGAGAACGCGCTCGCCATCAAGCGCAGGGAGGAGGAGGGGCAGTACGACCTCTTCGGCGGCCTCGGCGGGGCAGGCGAGGACGAGACGGAGCTCGATGCCGTCGAGATCCCCGACTTCGAGTTCGACCGGAAGGAGAAGCTCCAGGCGGAGCGGGAGATGCTGGGCCTCTACGTCAGCGACCACCCGTTGCACGGGCTGGAGCGGGCTCTGGAGGAGATCTCGTCTGCCCCGATCCCCGCCATCCACGAGGCGAAGGGCGGGGCCGACGTGACCATCGCCGGGCTGCTGACCGCGGTGACGAAGAAGTTCACCAAGAAGGGCGAGTCCTACGTGGTGGGGACCATCGAAGACCTGCAGGGCGGCATCGAGGTCATGTTCTTCCCGTCGTGCTACACGCGGTACGCCGATCTGCTCGTCGAGGATGAGGTGCTGGTCGTCCAAGGGCGCGTCGACGATGGCCGGGACACCACCCAGCTGATCGCCGACCGGGTGTCACGGCCCGACCTGAGCGAGGCCACCGGTGCGCCCCTGAACCTGAGCCTGCACCCGCGGCAGTGTGCCCCCGAGATGGTCACCCGCCTGCGGGCGGTCCTCGCCGAGCACGCCGGACCGGTCGACGTCAGGCTGACCGTTGCGGGGTTGGGGGGTCGCTCGACGGAACTGGCGGTTCCGGAGTCGCTCGGGGTCCGCCGCAGCC
This Euzebya tangerina DNA region includes the following protein-coding sequences:
- the dnaE gene encoding DNA polymerase III subunit alpha, coding for MGDFAHLHVHTEYSMLDGASRVGQLMDAVERLEMPAVAMTDHGVMFGAIDFHRQAVKRGINPIIGCELYLAPHGRRNTTELTVEGKRYYHLTALASNQVGYRNLMKLTSRAYAEGYWYKPRVDREMLEEHSEGLIILSGCLGAELNQKLLVGNVDDARETAGWYREVFGDRYYIELQDHGIPEQHATNGQLIQIAKAMDVGLVVTNDSHYTEQTHFDAHDALLCVQTGALKSETDRFKFHNDQFFVKPAEQMQALFPDHPETWKNTLEIAERCHVEFDFDSMHLPKFDCPADHDEASYLREKVKIGAVRRYGAEDGATTYEGLRDEVKQRIEYEVGVIEDMGFSAYFLIVADLIDHARDVGIRVGPGRGSAAGCAVSYCTGITDLDPIHHGLLFERFLNPERISMPDIDMDFDERRRGEMIRYTAQKYGQDHVAQIVTFQTIKAKQAIKDATRVLGLPYAFGDRLCKMFPPAVQGKEAPLADALQQSGELAEAKTTNPDAAKVLDLAAGLEGLRRQHSIHAAGVVIADEPITDIVPTLQVDGEAEVVTQYDGRQVEDLGLLKMDFLGLRNLTIISDALEHIEMTTGEKIDVDHLPLDDAETYALIGRGETDGVFQLESAGYKALCKLMQPDRFEDITALGALYRPGPMSANLHVEYANRKNGLSPVTYIHEDVTEILQESYGLLIYQEQVQKIAQKIAGFSLGQADGIRKAIGKKLKDKMAAIKNDFIEGTVASGYPKKLGTDLWSEIEGFASYAFNKSHSAAYGLVTYQTAWLKTHYPVEYMAALLTSVKNNKDKLPAALHSCRTMGIEVLVPDINDSLINFAPVVTPSRNGGQAAGDTDGPAEIPPRQIRFGMSAVRNVGEGVVDEIIQARRSRGAFTDFHDFVDKVPISTLNKRTIESLVKAGGFESLGHPRKGLQLVVDPIIENALAIKRREEEGQYDLFGGLGGAGEDETELDAVEIPDFEFDRKEKLQAEREMLGLYVSDHPLHGLERALEEISSAPIPAIHEAKGGADVTIAGLLTAVTKKFTKKGESYVVGTIEDLQGGIEVMFFPSCYTRYADLLVEDEVLVVQGRVDDGRDTTQLIADRVSRPDLSEATGAPLNLSLHPRQCAPEMVTRLRAVLAEHAGPVDVRLTVAGLGGRSTELAVPESLGVRRSQGLFAELKSLLGAQCL